A stretch of the Bdellovibrio sp. 22V genome encodes the following:
- a CDS encoding AMP-binding protein — MEKIWLKKYPKGVSPEVDFSNYSSLFDLYEESIRMFNTKKAFTNMGVSLTFNELDRRVDQFASFLQNELKLKKGDRIAIQMPNLLQFPIVAFAALRSGLTIVNTNPLYTAKEMQHQFKDSGAKAIVILANYAHLLEQILKDTNIESIVVTEIGDMFPTPKRILVNSVVKYIKKMVPAYNLPQAYSFRQALELGAMKPSQKIATTLEDIAFLQYTGGTTGVAKGAMLLHRNVLANVLQIRDWMKPKLREGEEIAIAALPLYHIFALTLNCLGLLRYGAENVLITNPRDIPGFIKELKKVDFTIMAGVNTLFNALMNNPEFMTVNFSRVKVSVAGAMTLQKSVAEKWMELTKSVIVEGYGLTEASPVVCCNPIDGTDKVGTIGLPFPSTDVKLLNDDNQEVPMGEAGELCCKGPQVMAGYWNRPDETAKVIVDGWLKTGDVAVFDNDGFLKIVDRKKDMILVSGFNVYPNEVEEAIASHPGVLEVAAIGIPDEHSGEIVKVFVVKKDDKLTAEEVIAHARKSLTNYKVPRLVEFRTELPKTNVGKILRRALRENPK; from the coding sequence ATGGAAAAAATCTGGCTTAAGAAATATCCAAAAGGCGTCTCACCAGAAGTCGACTTCTCAAACTATTCTTCGCTGTTTGACCTCTATGAAGAATCCATTCGTATGTTCAATACGAAGAAAGCCTTCACAAACATGGGAGTCAGCCTCACCTTCAACGAGCTCGATCGCCGCGTGGATCAGTTTGCATCGTTTCTGCAAAACGAGTTGAAACTAAAAAAAGGCGATCGCATTGCGATTCAAATGCCGAATCTTTTGCAATTCCCGATTGTCGCCTTCGCTGCTCTTCGTTCGGGTTTGACGATCGTAAATACGAATCCTCTTTACACAGCTAAAGAGATGCAACATCAGTTCAAAGACTCTGGCGCCAAAGCGATTGTGATCTTGGCCAACTACGCCCACTTGCTTGAGCAGATTTTGAAAGACACGAACATTGAAAGCATCGTCGTCACGGAAATCGGCGACATGTTCCCGACTCCGAAAAGAATTCTTGTGAACTCTGTTGTAAAGTACATCAAAAAAATGGTGCCGGCTTACAACCTTCCGCAGGCGTACTCTTTCCGTCAGGCCTTAGAGTTAGGCGCCATGAAGCCTTCACAAAAGATAGCGACAACTTTAGAAGACATCGCTTTCTTGCAATACACAGGTGGAACGACCGGCGTTGCAAAAGGCGCAATGCTTTTACACCGCAACGTTTTAGCGAACGTTTTGCAAATCCGCGACTGGATGAAACCAAAATTGCGTGAAGGCGAAGAGATCGCGATTGCAGCTTTGCCGCTTTACCATATCTTCGCTTTGACTTTGAACTGCTTGGGTCTGCTTCGCTATGGCGCTGAAAACGTGCTCATCACAAATCCGCGCGACATCCCTGGTTTTATCAAAGAGCTTAAGAAAGTCGACTTCACCATTATGGCCGGAGTTAATACGCTCTTTAACGCTCTCATGAACAATCCAGAATTTATGACTGTGAACTTTAGCCGCGTGAAAGTCAGCGTTGCAGGTGCAATGACTTTGCAAAAATCCGTGGCGGAAAAATGGATGGAGCTGACAAAGTCCGTGATCGTGGAAGGTTATGGTCTTACTGAAGCTTCTCCGGTTGTCTGCTGCAATCCTATCGATGGTACGGATAAAGTCGGCACAATCGGCCTTCCTTTCCCAAGCACAGACGTAAAACTTCTTAACGACGACAATCAAGAAGTTCCCATGGGAGAAGCCGGCGAACTTTGCTGTAAAGGCCCGCAAGTCATGGCGGGATACTGGAATCGTCCTGACGAGACGGCAAAAGTGATCGTTGACGGATGGCTTAAGACCGGTGACGTCGCTGTTTTTGACAACGATGGCTTCTTGAAAATCGTCGACCGCAAAAAAGACATGATTCTTGTGTCTGGCTTTAACGTTTATCCAAACGAAGTGGAAGAGGCTATCGCTTCACACCCGGGCGTGCTGGAAGTAGCCGCGATCGGTATTCCTGATGAACACTCCGGTGAAATCGTCAAAGTTTTCGTCGTTAAAAAGGACGACAAGCTGACAGCGGAAGAAGTTATCGCGCACGCCCGCAAATCATTAACGAATTACAAAGTGCCGCGCTTAGTAGAGTTCAGAACGGAACTTCCGAAAACAAACGTCGGTAAGATCCTTCGCCGCGCGCTTCGTGAAAACCCAAAATAA